One stretch of Sphingomonas sp. HF-S4 DNA includes these proteins:
- a CDS encoding exonuclease domain-containing protein, translating to MASRAPSIIRVIDLETTGQAPPTHGVCEIGWQDVALQSNGRWEIHGEGGNRMVNPGRPIPPLTMAVHHIRDEDVADAPWWHDVARPVLDPWPRRVALAAHRADFEQQYCTASLTRGANWICTWKCAMRLWPGSPGFSNQMLRYWRKPEGLEHERGLPAHRAFPDAYVTAFHLRDMLNEASVAQLIAWSNEPGLLPRVRYGPDRGKEWSEIDDESLAGFLEDRDVDVRHTAEQEYLRRSGGGSVGRKSATQDLLL from the coding sequence ATGGCCTCCCGCGCCCCTTCAATCATCCGCGTCATCGATCTCGAGACCACCGGCCAGGCGCCGCCGACCCATGGCGTATGCGAGATCGGTTGGCAGGACGTCGCGCTTCAGTCCAACGGCCGCTGGGAAATCCATGGCGAGGGGGGGAATCGGATGGTCAATCCGGGCCGCCCGATCCCGCCGCTGACGATGGCGGTCCATCATATCCGCGACGAGGATGTCGCCGACGCGCCGTGGTGGCATGACGTCGCCCGCCCCGTGCTGGATCCCTGGCCGCGCCGCGTCGCGCTCGCCGCGCATCGCGCCGATTTCGAGCAGCAATATTGCACCGCGTCGCTCACTCGCGGCGCCAACTGGATCTGCACCTGGAAGTGCGCGATGCGGCTTTGGCCGGGCTCGCCAGGCTTTTCGAACCAGATGCTGCGCTATTGGCGCAAGCCCGAAGGGCTTGAGCACGAGCGCGGTCTCCCCGCGCACCGTGCGTTCCCCGACGCCTATGTCACGGCCTTCCACCTGCGCGACATGCTCAACGAGGCTAGCGTCGCGCAGTTGATCGCCTGGTCGAACGAGCCCGGCTTGCTGCCGCGCGTCCGCTACGGCCCTGATCGCGGCAAGGAATGGAGCGAGATCGACGACGAATCGCTCGCCGGCTTCCTCGAGGACCGCGACGTCGACGTTCGCCACACCGCCGAGCAGGAGTATCTCCGGCGCAGCGGCGGCGGATCGGTCGGGCGAAAATCGGCGACGCAGGATTTGCTGCTCTAG